A window from Strix uralensis isolate ZFMK-TIS-50842 chromosome 15, bStrUra1, whole genome shotgun sequence encodes these proteins:
- the DUSP8 gene encoding dual specificity protein phosphatase 8 isoform X2, whose protein sequence is MPVDVLVAPSEDQFWTDMREGRMKLKIRVRRLKESRDGRGGFATFSSCFPGLCEGKPAAILPMSISQPCLPVANVGPTRILPHLYLGSQKDVLNKDLMTQNGISYVLNASNSCPKPDFICDSHFMRIPVNDNYCEKLLPWLDKSIEFIDKAKVSSCQVIVHCLAGISRSATIAIAYIMKTMGMSSDDAYRFVKDRRPSISPNFNFLGQLLEYERSLKLLKALKSKGDRGEGDTQQDLAEAAEGSRHPPPPTSEKAEEVPRGAGSASPHGDPERQGGTPKVLSPTTLQQGLNGLHLSSERIQDTNRLKRSFSLDIKSAYSPGLRQEPPGPPGPGDAPKLCKLDSPSGPGGLGPFSPGADSPDRPSGPDLLLEAKVRQRRKHRHPAGSPAHGLSLNVGGACATHKSPGAEDGLPPRLGQPASAPGAATTSAWSGVHLESPGTPSGEAGWYFGMDSGGASGSGGSLFASTGPYPPPFGCGGVAGGCEIRLRDKARAEPRDGRHSWHEEAGAEKQFKRRSCQMEFEETMSEGRAREELGKISKQSSFSGSMEIIEVS, encoded by the exons ATGCCGGTGGATGTGCTGGTCGCCCCCTCCGAGGACCAGTTCTGGACAGACATGCGCGAGGGGAGGATGAAGCTGAAAATAAGGGTGCGGAGGCTGAAGGAGAGCAGGGACGGGAGAG GAGGCTTTGCCACCTTCTCGTCCTGCTTCCCAGGGCTCTGCGAGGGGAAGCCAGCTGCCATCCTGCCGATGAGCATCTCCCAGCCATGCTTGCCTGTGGCCAATGTCGGCCCCACACGCATCCTGCCGCATCTCTACCTGGGCTCCCAGAAAGACGTCCTAAACAAG GACTTGATGACGCAGAACGGGATAAGCTATGTCCTCAACGCCAGCAACTCCTGTCCCAAGCCAGACTTCATCTGTGACAGTCACTTCATGCGCATTCCTGTCAATGACAACTACTGTGAGAAGCTCCTTCCCTGGCTGGACAAGTCCATTGAATTCATTG ACAAGGCCAAGGTGTCCAGCTGCCAGGTGATTGTGCACTGCTTGGCCGGGATCTCCCGGTCGGCCACCATTGCCATCGCCTACATCATGAAGACTATGGGTATGTCATCAGATGATGCTTACAG GTTCGTTAAGGACCGTCGCCCGTCCATCTCGCCCAACTTCAACTTCCTGGGCCAGCTCCTGGAGTACGAGAGGAGCCTGAAGCTCCTCAAGGCCCTGAAGTCAAAGGGCGACCGGGGCGAGGGGGACACCCAGCAGGACCTGGCAGAGGCGGCTGAGGGCAGCCGGCATCCCCCACCACCTACCTCAGAGAAGGCCGAGGAGGTGCCGAGAGGCGCCGGCTCGGCGTCCCCCCACGGTGACCCCGAGCGGCAAGGCGGGACCCCGAAGGTCCTGTCACCCACCACCCTGCAGCAGGGGCTCAACGGCTTGCACCTCTCCTCCGAGCGCATCCAGGACACCAACCGCCTGAAACGTTCCTTCTCCCTGGACATCAAGTCTGCCTACTCCCCCGGCCTGCGGCAGGAGCCCCCCGGACCCCCCGGCCCTGGGGATGCCCCCAAACTTTGCAAGCTGGACAGCCCCTCGGGCCCCGGCGGCCTTGGTCCCTTCTCCCCGGGGGCGGACAGCCCCGACCGGCCGAGCGGGCCTGACCTCCTGCTGGAGGCCAAGGTGAGGCAGCGGCGGAAGCACCGGCACCCGGCGGGCTCGCCGGCCCACGGGCTCAGCCTCAACGTCGGTGGGGCCTGTGCCACACACAAGAGCCCCGGTGCCGAGGACGGGCTGCCGCCGCGGCTCGGCCAGCCGGCCTCTGCTCCCGGCGCGGCCACCACCTCCGCCTGGAGTGGGGTGCACCTGGAGTCCCCCGGCACTCCCTCCGGCGAGGCTGGCTGGTACTTCGGCATGGACTCCGGCGGTGCCAGCGGTAGTGGCGGGAGCCTGTTTGCCAGCACCGGCCCGTACCCGCCACCGTTCGGCTGCGGCGGGGTGGCGGGCGGCTGTGAGATCAGACTGAGGGACAAGGCACGGGCCGAGCCGCGGGACGGGCGGCACAGCTGGCACGAGGAGGCCGGCGCCGAGAAGCAGTTCAAGCGGAGGAGCTGCCAGATGGAGTTCGAGGAGACCATGTCCGAGGGCAGGGCCCGGGAAGAGCTGGGCAAAATCAGCAAACAGTCCAGCTTTTCGGGCAGCATGGAGATCATCGAGGTGTCCTGA